The Hyalangium ruber genome includes the window CTGACCTTCGGCTCGACGATGCATGCGCGCGCCGAGGTGAACGTGCCTCAGGGCCGCACGGAGGACCTGCTCGACATCATCGCGGGGCTGCACCCGAACATCGCGGTCATGCAGGGCACGATCGCGGGCGTGGCCTCCGGGCGCGTGGAGATCGACAGCCCCGTGGACCGCTTCGAGGGGCTGGCGGCGTTCGACTTCAAGGACACCACCTATTACGGGCGCCGCATGGGCAGCGGCTCGACCCGGCTGCGCTTCGTGGATGGCAAGGAGATGGTGCTGGAGCGCACCGTGCTCGAGGGCCCGCTCGGCAAGAGCTGGGTGGAGGGCACCTTCACCTTCGCGGGTGGGCTGGACTACCGCTTTGGCGGCGAGGACCTCTCGCTGGCGGAGGCGGTGGGGCAGGAGTTCGCCACGCGCATGGGCCTGCAGGGCACCCTCACGCTCGCGGGCACCGTGTCCGGCAACTCCACCCTGCCCATCGTCGAGGCGACGCTGACGAGCCCTCGGGTGGCGTTCGCCGACCGCGACCTGGGCCCGATGCACCTGGTGGCCCGCATGGAGGGCAGGGACCTCGACATCACCGGCAAGCCCTTCCGGGACGCCAGCGGCTTCGTGGAGATGAAGGTGAAGGAGCCGTTCCCCTTCGAGGCCTCCGTGATGCTGGCGCTGCCGGAGATCCGCCCGCTGCTGCCCGCCAGCACCCTGACGCAGGGCATGTCCGGCGCGCTCTCGGGCATCCTCAGTGCCCAGGGCAACATCCGCAACTGGGAGGCCGTGCAGCTGAGCGCCACCGTGGACCAGCTCACCCTGGCGCGTGGCGGATTCCGGGGCGCCAACGAGGGCCCGATCGCCCTGAGCTATGTGAACGGCCGGCTGGAGGTGCAGTCCTTCGCCTTCCGGGGCCCGGACACGGAGCTGTCCGCCACCGGCTGGCTCGGCCCTCGCGCCATGGACCTCACCGTGCGCGGCGCGCTGGACATGCGGGTGCTCGAGTCGCTGGTGCCGGACCTGGAGCGTACCGGCGGCCGGATGGAGTTCCAGGCACAGGCCAGCGGCCTCATGGACAAGCCCTCCCTGGCGGGCGAAGCGAACCTCTCCGATGGGCGGATGGCCTTGCGCGGCCGGCCCGTGACCCTGCGCAACCTCTTCGGGCAGGCCACCTTCACCGAGCAGGGCGTGTTGCTCAAGGGGTTCCGGGGCCTGCTCAACGAGGGGAGCGTCCGCGCCAGCGGGGAGATTGCCCTCAAGCAGCTCGTGCCCGACCGGCTGTCGCTGGTGGCGGAGCTGGAGAACGTCACCTACCGCTTCTCGGATGACCTGCCCGTCACCGCCTCCGGGGACTTGCAGCTCACGGGCACGCCGGACGCGATGCTGCTCGCGGGCGACGTGGACATCCTCCGGCTGCGCTACCAGAAGGGCCTGGAGCTCGACAGCGTCCTCAAGAACCTCGGCCGGCGCAGCGGCGTGCTGCCCACCACGGCGGACAAGCCGCGCGAGTTCCTGACGTATGACGTGCGCGTACACCTGAGGGACGTGCGGGTGGACAACAACCTGGCGCGCGCCCGGATGCTGGGCGACCTGCGGCTCACCGGCACCAACGTGCGCCCCGGGCTGCTGGGGCGGGTGGAGGCGGCCGAGGGCAGCCAGGCGTTCTTCCGCAACAACCAGTTCGCCATCAGCCAGGCCCAGGTGGAGTTCCGGGACCGGTACGGGTTCGATCTCGTCTTCGACGTGCGCGCCCAGACGCAGGTGCGCGAGTACACCCTGAAGCTGCACGCGTTCGGGCCTCCGAGCGACCCGCAGGTGCTGCTCTCCTCGGAGCCCTCGCTGGCGGAGGGTGATGTGCTGTCGTTGCTCACCCTCGGTGTGACCAGTACGGACCGGGATACGGCGGCCTCGGCCAGCGCGGGCCTGGCCGCCGAGGCGCTCTTCAACGTCTCCGGCCTGGACCGGCAGGTGAAGCGCTTCCTACCGCGCAACGCCATTTTGAAGGACCTGTCCTTCCAGATCTCGACCACCTACAACGATGCGACCCGGCAAGCGGAGCCGACCGCACAACTTGAGTCGAAGATCCTCAGCGACCAGCTTAAGATCGGTATGACACAGCCGGTCAGTGGGCGAGGGACACGCGCCCGCGCCGAGTACCGCTTCGACAACCGCCTCTCCGCTCAGGCTCAGTGGGACAACGAGAACAACGAAGCCTCCTTCGGCAACCTAGGGCTCGAGCTCAAGCTGAGCTGGGAGGTCGAGTAGCGCTCGCCGTGTGCCTGCTGGTGGCCGGCGTGGCCCTGGCGCAGGAGCCGTCCCCGAGCGCCTCGGAGGACGTGGAGCTCGAGGCGTCCGTGGCGCCCGCGGTGCTGGAGGTGGAGCTGAGCCTGCCGCCGGGCTCGGACCCCCGGAGCCTGACCGAGCTGTTCGAGCTGGTGATGGTCCGTCGGGGGCAGGTGCTCTCGCCGCTGGCGGTGCGCCGCAGCGTGGAGCGCCTGTGGAACACGGGCCGCTTCACGGACGTGGTGGCCCGGGTGGTGGACGTGCCTGGCGGCGTACGGCTGGTGTTCCAGCTCACGCCGGTGCAGCGGCTCTCGCGGCTCGTCATTGAGGGCAACGTCGTCCTGCGGGACGATGAGATCCGCGACGCCAGTGGCCTCCAGGAAGGGGCGCCGTTGGACCCCGACGGGTTGGACACCGCCCTCGCGGCCATCGAAGAGGCCTACATCCGCAAGGGCTATGACCAGGCCCAGGTGAAGATGACCCAGGAGCCCACGCCGGGTGGCGTCGTCCTGGTGTTCACGCTCGAGGAGGGCGAGCCCACCCGGCTGGGCCGCGTGACGCTCACGGGCAGCTTCGGGCTGCCGCTGCCCCGGCTGATGGAAGCGCTGGGGCTGGAGGTGGGCGCGGTGTTCGACCGGGCCCGGCTCGATGCCGGCCTGGAGCGGCTGCGCGCGGTGCTGCGTGAGCAGCGCTACTACCGGGCGCGGGTGGGCACTCCGCTCGTGACTCCGGAGAAGGGCGTCGCGACGGTGGCTCTGCCGGTCTCCGCCGGCCCGCGCTACACCTTCCACTTCCACGGCAACCACCGCTTCCCGTCCGCGCTGCTGCAGCGCGTGCTGTCCTACGACGGCACGGAGGCGCTGGATCCGGGGATGATGGAGCACCTGGCGCGACGGGTGGCAACGTTCTACCGCTACCGTGGCTTCCACGATGTGCGCGTCACACCGCGCGAGGTGCGCCGGCCGGACCACGAGGAAGCGGTGCTTGCCTTCGACATCGAGGAGGGCCACCCGCTCGTCGTGACGCAGGTGCGGTTCCAGGGCAACCGGGCGCTGCCCAGCGGCGTGCTGCGCGAGGTGCTCGCCGAGCGCGTCCGTGCCAGCGAGCCGCTGCCCGACGTGGCGCTGCCGCTGCGGGACGATCCGCTCCAGCTCGATGGGCGCGACACGCGAGGTCCGCGCTCCCTGCCTCTCGCGCCGGATCCGCACACGGTCTTCGTGGAGGATGCGTACTTGGAGGCCGCGGAGGTGCTGACCGAGGCCTACCGCGAGCGTGGCTTCCCGAACGCCCGGGTGAGCTTCCGCCACCTGGATCTGGACGTGGCGGGGCGCACGGCGGTGGCCGAGTTCGTGGTGGAGGAGGGGCCGGAGACGCGGGTGGGCGAGGTCATCGTCGAGGGGCTGCCGGCGGGCCTCAGCGCCGAGGGGCTGGAGCTGCGCCGGGGCGACTCGCTGAGCGAGGAGGCGGTGGATCGCGCGCGCCAGGGGCTCGTGCGACTGCTCGCGCGGGCGGGCTACCTGTTCGCCCGGGTGGAGGTGGAGGCGCAGCCGGGCGGCGAGGACCCGTGGGACATGAAGGTGCGCGTGGTGGTGGAGCCGGGTCCGCAGGTGCGCGTGGGCCGCATCATCATGCAGGGCCTGGCGCGCACGGATGAGCGGACGGTCCGCGCGCACCTCGACCTGGAGGTGGGTCGCACGCTCGACCTGGAGAAGCTGGGCGAGGGGCGGCGCCGGCTCGCGCGCCTCAACATCTTCCGGCAGGTGGAGGTGCAGCTCCGGGAGCCGAACCGTCGGGAGGAGATCAAGGACATCCTGGTGACGGTGCAGGAGCGCCCTCGCATCGATGGCGAGGTGTCGGGCGGCTACTTCCTGGTGGATGGTCCACGCGTCACGCTGGATACGGCGTTCCCGAACGTGGACGGCCAGGGCCTCAACCTGCTGGCGCGCGCCAAGGTGAACTACGTGGGCTGGAGCGCGGAGGCGCTCTCCGGCAGGTACTCGCTCGACAGCGGGCAGGACGCCTCGCTTCAGGGCTGGGATGGCTTCGGCGGGCGCGGCAGCGTGTCGCTCACCCAGCCTCGGCTCAACCTGTTCCTGCCGTTCGAGATTGGCGGGCGCGCGGACTTCATCGGTGAGCGCGTCCACCGGCCCTCGTACCTCTCGACGCGGTTCGCGGCGGTGGCGGGCCTGGACTGGGCGGCGGCCCGGTGGCTGAGCCTGTCGCTCCAGTACGAGCTGGAGCACAACCGGCTGAAGTCGCGCGGCGGTGTGCTGCGGGTGCCGAGCCGGGCGGACCAGGAGCGGCTGCGCTTCCCGTACGGCGTCTTCACCCTGCACTCGCTGCGCCCGTCGGCCACGCTCGACTTCCGCGACGACCCGACGAATCCGCGCCGGGGCCTGCTCATCTCCACCAGCGCGGAGCTCACCCGCGACCTGAGCGTGGCGCCCACCGACGCACAGGGCGCCTCCGCGCCGGACTTCCCCATCAACGAGGTGAAGCTGTCCAGCAGCGTGAGCGTGTACGCGCCGCTGGGGCGCCGGGCCAGCATCGCGCTCTCCGCGCGGGCGGGGACCATCATCCAACTGACCGACGGGGCGCAGTCGATCGGCTCCAAGCTCTTCTACCTGGGCGGTTCCTCCAGCCTGCGCGGCTTCCGGGAGGACGGGGTGCTGCCCGAGGACCAGCGCGAGGACGTACGCCAGCAGCTGATCGACTGCCGCGCCATCATCGATCCGTCGGGTTGCCCCGAGGCGCTGGAGGCGGTGCTCTCCGGGCAGGCCCCCATCAGCCAGGGGGGCGAGTTGTTCACCCTCGGCAAGCTGGAGCTGCGCCTGCCGGCCGTGTCCTCGGTGGACCTGGGCCTCTTCTTCGAGGCCGGCAACCTCTGGGTGGACCGGACCAATTTCGATCCGAGCGCGCTGCGGTACACCGCGGGCGTGGGCCTGCGCTACGTCACGCCGGTGGGCCCGCTGGCCTTCGACGTGGGCGTCAACCTCGACCGGGACGAGGCCATCAACGAGCCGACCTCCCAGTTCCACTTCAGCATTGGTGTGTTCTAGGGAGGTGCGCGTGCCCACTGCCTGGAGAGCCCTGCTGGTTGCCAGCGCCACCTTCGTGGGGAGCATGGGGTGCGTCAGCGCTCCGGAGGAGGTGAAGGCCTCGACGCGGCCGAAGTGGATGCCGCCGGAGATGAAGTGCTCGTCGGATGCCATCGCTCAGATGGAGCGGATGCAGCTGAAGGTGGGGGACCGCATCCCCGTCGTCGTGGACGAGACGCAGAACCGGCCGGGCTCGGCGCACTACAAGAGCCGGTTCGTCATGTCCCTGCCGAAGGTGGAGGAGGGCGAGCTCAAGGACATGAGCATCGCGGGCTATCTGTACGTGGCCAACCACCGCGTCTTCGGCCGGTATGACCGCGCCTACGTTCGCTATTACGAGGACGGCAAGCTGCGGGACTTCTACGAGGTGCCCTTCTGCGGCGTGCTGGTGGATCCCCGGTGGGACAAGGACGGGGAGGGGATCATCTCCTACCCAGGCCCGGAGCCGGGCACGGCGGTGGTGCAGGACTCGCAGGGCGTCATCCAGGTGGTGGATCAGTTCCCCTGAGGTAGGCATCGACCGCCTCGAAGGTGCGCGAGACCTGTTGGCGGTACTCGGCCGGGTACGCCCACCACAGGCTCTGGAAGTGGAACAGGGACGTCAGCGTGGCCACCGCGGAGAGCGCCACCACGAGCGTGAATGCCCGGGGGGAGAGGAGACGAGACGCTCCGCTCCCGGCGCCCGCATGGCGCAGGTACGCCGCGAGGAACCAGACCCCCAATGGGAGGAACTCGGCGGTGAACCGGTAGGCCAGCCAGTAATAGGAGAGGATGAGCACGCACTGGGCAGCAAAGGGCAGCGCGCAGAGCACGAGCAGCTGCCGTTCCCCCGGGCGTCCCCGGAGCGCGAGCCCACCCGCGAGCCCGAGCACGAGCCACGGCGAGACGAGCAGTGGCGAGATGATCAGGGTGGTGAGGTCGCGGTAGAGCTCCGGCCGAGGAATCATCAACGGGCGGGCGAAGCGCAGGAATGGTGCCTGGGCGCTGAAGTGCTCCAGGGAGATGCGGAAGTAAGCCCAGGCGCCGCTGGGGATACGGCTCCAGTGGAACGCGCTGTCCACGCCCTGGGGCTTCGGTCCTCCGTAGGCATCGAGTGGGGCGAACGCGAGCGGCGAGCCGAAGCGTGCGTGGTTGTACCAGAGGGAGAAGAGTCCCGCGGCCAGCGTCGGAAGCAGTGCCAGCGCCACGCGCCCCACGACTCTGGACAGCGGCTGCTGCTCTCTACGCACTTGAAGCACGAGGAACCGCAGGGCGAGGCCCACGGTGAGCACATAGAGCGGCAGGCCGAAGGTCACCCGCGAGAGGAAGGCGACGCCCGTAGCCGCCGACAGCAGGGCGAGGCTTCTCCATGCTCCCGCGTCATCCCGGAGTACGCCGAGCGCGAAGGACACGCCCCACAGGGCGGCACACAGCCCCCAGAGAATGGCCTCGTGGTACAGGTTCGCGAGCGAGCCCAGGAGGACGAGCGGCGAGCCCAGGCCGAGGGCGGCCAACGACGCGAAGAACAGGACACTACGTCCTCGGGCATCGAGCCGTTCGTTGGCGGCGAGCTGTCGGCGGCAGATGGCGGCGACGGCCCACAGGCAGAGCAGGAGCGCCAGGAAGCCCGAGGCCCGAGACCAGAGTCCGTACGCGGAGGGCGCGAGCAGGTCCGGCAGCACGCGCAAGAGCGCGGGGAACGGGCCGAAGTACATGACCGTGCGCCCGCCGGAGCGCCAGGCTTCGATCTGGATGTCCTCGGGACGGACCTCCGCCGAGCCCAGGCGGAGGCTGCGCGCCAGCGAGTCGTACGCGCTGCCCAGCGCCTCGCGCACATCCCACGCGAACGTCCCCCGCGTAACGAGCCACGCCTGGAAGGCCACCAGGCAGGCGAGGACCACGAAGGTGGGCACCCCGGACGGACCCTCGCGCCAGCGTGCATGGGCGAGCATGAGCGCCGCCCCAGCGCAGGCGGCGAGTGCCACGGAAGGCGTGGTGATCCAGGCAAGCACCAGTCCCACGCCCAGGCACGGAGCGAGCGGCTTCAGGTGGCGGCCGAGTGCTTCGATCGCGCGTCGCCTCGACGGCTGCGCACTCTGGCTCTTTCCCAGGAATTCCAAGACGGCCCCAGCCCTTAGCACGCTATCCACGGCGAGGATGCCTGTGTTACTGCCGTGGAAGGCTCGCCTTCCCTCTCGCGAGCGCCGACATCAGTTTCGGGGCGTAGGTGTGCCTCGTAAGGCCACGTATGACCCCCGTCGAGCGATTTACTGCCTGGATAGTGGATGACAGCGCCCTGGAGGCGGAGGCGGTTCGGCGCGCGCTGGCGGGCTCCTGCGATGCCGAGGTGTTCCGCGACGGCCCCTCCGTCCTCGAGCGCATCTCGATGGCGCCATTGCCCGACGTCGTCGTGCTCGACTGGATGCTTCCTGGCTCCTCGGGACTCGAGGTGTGCCGCTTCCTGCGTCAGAACTGGGACGAGGCGGAGCTGCCCATCCTCATTCTCACCGCGAGGGGGACCAAACCGGATGTCGTCGAGGGGCTGTCCGCCGGAGCCAACGACTACGTAGCCAAGCCCTATGCAACCGCCGAGCTGGCCGCGCGAGTCTCGGTGCTCGTGCGGCTGCGGCGCACCCACCTGCGTGCGCTTCGGGCCGAAGCCGAGGTGCGGCAGCACGAGCAGGAGTTCCGCCGGTTGGCGGAGAACCTGCCGGATGTCGTGGCACGCTTCGATCCGCAGCACCGCCACCTCTACGTGAGCCCGAGCATCACCCGCATCTCGGCCCTTTCTCCCGAGCGCTTTCTTGGCAAGACGAACGCCGAACTCGGCATGCCCGCGCAGCAGGTGGCCCAGTGGCGCGCCGCCATCGATGCCGCGCTGCAGGGGCGCGAGGTGTCGGTGCGCTTCGAGTTTCCCGCCGAGGACGGACTCCGTCACTTCCACTCCCGGGTCGTTCCGGAGCGCGATGAGCAGGGGCGCGTGGAGTCGGTGCTGTGTATCGCGCGAGATGTAACGGCCCAGGTCCGCGCCGAGCAGGCCATGCGCGAGAGCGAGGAGCGGCTGCGGCTGACCATCGAAGCGGGGGAGGTCGGCACGTGGGATGCCCACCTCCATACCCAAGCGCTGAACTTCGATGCTCGCGCCAAGCGGTTCTTCGGGCTCTCCCCGGACCGGCCGATGAGCGTGGAGCACTTCTTCGCGGCGCTGCACCCCGAGGATCGCGAGCGCATCCGCTCCGACGTGGAGGTCGCGGTCAAGGGTGGCTTTGAAGGCGTATTCCAGCCCGAGTTCCGCACGGTGGGCTTGGAGGACGGCCTCGAGCGCTGGGTGGCCGCCCAGGGGCGCGTCATCTTCGACGTTCAGGGCAAGGCCGTGCGGTTCCTCGGGACGTTGAGGGACATCTCCAATCTCAAGCGTCAGGAGGAGGAGACGCGCAGGATGCAGGAGTTCGAGCAGAAGCTGGTGGGCATCGTGGGGCACGACCTGCGCAACCCGCTGGGCGCGATCCAGGTCTCCGCGGCCCTGCTCGAGCGGCGGCTCAGTGAGCCCGCCCTCGTGCGCAAGGCGCAGGTCATCTCCGCCGCGGCTGGCCGGGCGGGTAACATCATCAGCGACCTGCTCGATCTCACGAAGGCGCGGCTCGGCGGAGGAATCCCGGTGCATCCTCAGTCGTGCGATCTCCACGAAGTCATCCGCGAGGTCGTGGAGGAGCACAGCGCCGCGCACCCCGCGCGTCAGATCCGCCTCGGGTTGAACGACGCGGCGCAGGGCACGTGGGACCGGGAGCGCCTCGCGCAAGTGGTGGCAAACCTCTTGAGCAATGCCCTGAACTACAGCCCGCCGGAGACGTCCGTGGAGGTGGCGACGGAGAAGGCCGAGGAGGAACTTCTCGTGCGCATCCACAACGAGGGGCCTCCCATTCCCGAGGCGCTGCGCGCTCGGCTTTTCGAGCCCTTCAAGCGGAGCCTGGAGGGGCAGGTGCGGCGCGAGGGACTGGGGCTGGGCCTCTACATCGCCGAGCGCATCGTGACGGCACATGGGGGACACATCGACGTAGCCTCCTCCGCGCAGCACGGCACCACCTTCAGCGTTCACCTTCCCTGGCGTGCCCGGGAAAGCCTGGAGCGCCAGTGAAGATCTGGGTCGATGCCGATGCGTGTCCGGGACCGGTGCGAGACATCCTCCTGCGCGCCGCCGAGCGCCTGCGGGTCCCCACTGTCTTCGTGGCCAATAAACGCCTCAACCTGCCGCGCTCGGAGTTCGTCTCCTCGGTGCAGGTCGCCGGAGGCCCCGATGTGGCGGACGCGCACATCGCCGCCGCGGCCCAGGCCGGCGAGCTCGCCATGACGCAGGACATCCCCCTGGCCGCGCTGCTCGTCCCCAAGGGCGTGGTGGTGATCGACCCCCGGGGAGAGCTCTTCAGCGAGGAGAACATCGCCGAGCGCCTCTCGGTGCGGAACTTCATGCAGGAGCTGCGTGACAGCGGGGTGATGACAGGAGGGCCCGGGGGATTCTCCGCCCAGGATCGGCAGCAGTTCGCCGCCACCCTGGACCGCGAACTCACGCGGCTGCTCAAGACGCGCGGGTGACGTGTCGGTGTAGAGTCCGGGCGTGTTCTACGCGTTCATCCGTGGCCTGGTGTCCCTGACGCTGGGGCTCTTCTACCGAGTGAAGGTGAATGCCCCGGCCTCCGAGCCCGAGGGCCCGGTCATGTTCGTGGGCAACCACCCCAACGGCTTGATCGACCCGGCGCTCTTGTTCGTCATCACCCGCCGCCACGTCACCTTCCTGGCCAAGGAGCCCCTGTTCCGGCTGCCCGTCATCGGGTGGATCCTCAAGGGGCTGCGGGCGCTGCCGGTGTACCGCAAGCAGGACAATCCCACGCAGATGACGAAGAACGAGGGGACGCTGGAGGCGGCGCGCACGGCGTTGGTGCAGGGGCGCGCCATCACCATCTTCCCGGAGGGCAAGAGCCACTCGGAGCCGATGCTCGCGGAGCTGAAGACGGGCGCGGCGCGTATCGCCCTGGGCGCGGCGCGCGAGGGAGCCCCGGTGCGCATCGTCCCGGTGGGGTTCACCTACTCGGAGAAGCACGTCTTCCACAGCGCGGTGCTCATCGATGTGGGGCCCGCCATCGAGGTGGCGCCCTTCCTGAAGCTCGATGCGGAAGGCGGTGCGGGGGAGAAGGAGGCGGCGCGCCAGCTCACCGAGCGCATCGCCGGAGCGCTCAAGGCCGTCACGGTGAACCTGGAGCGGTGGGAGGACCTGCCGCTCATCCAGATGGCCGAGCAGCTCTACGCGTTCCGCCAGGGCGAGAAGACGGACCGGGAGCGCCTCAAGCACTGGGCGCGAGGGCTCCAGCTCTTCCGGACCGAGCAGCCGGAGCGCTTCGAGCAGGTACGCGCGTCCCTGATGTCCTTTCAGCGCCGACTGGAGCTGGTCCACGCGGACCCGAAGGACCTGACGCTCGTATACCGCACCGGGCAGGTGACCACGTTCGTGCTGAAGAACCTGGCGCTGCTGTGCCTGGGGCTGCCGCTGTTCCTGTTGGGGCTGGTGCTCTTCGGCCTGCCGTACCAGGTGCCGCGGCTGCTGGCGCGCAGCGCCGAGCTGGATACCCAGGCCACGGTGAAGTTCCTGGCCGCGCTGCTCATGTCCCTGCTGTGGTGGCCCGGGCTCACGGTGGCCGCGTGGCTGCTGGGCGGCTGGGGGTGGGGCGTGGCGGCGCTGGTGGGCGTGCCGCCGCTGGCGCTCTTCACCCTCTACTTCTCCGAGCGCTGGGTGGTGCTCAAGCGCGACATTGGCGTGTTCTTCACGCTGGGGAGTCGCGCGAGGCTCAAGGCCCTGCTCCTGCAAGATGGGGAGCGGCTGTCCACCGAGGTGGAGCGGCTGGCCGGCGAGTACCGGCCTCGAATGGAGCAGGCCTGATCAGCGCTGCTGGGGTACGGCTTCGCGGAAGAGCTTCGCGCCGATGATGAGCGCCACGCCGCCCAGCAGCACCGGCACGGCGTTCACCTCGATGGCGGTGGTGAGGCTGGCCACGTCGGCGATCTTCCCGATGAGGGTGGGGGAGATGGCATCCCCCAGCAGGTGGATGCACAGCACGTTGAGCCCCATGGCGAAGGCACGGAAGGCGGGCTGCACGCAGTTGACGATGGCCGCGTTGATGGGGCCGCTGTTGAGGAAGATGAGGAACTGCGCCACGCCGATGACGGCGAACGTGGCGACCTGCGACTCCAGGTTCACGGCGATGAACATGCACGGGGCCGCGAGCAGCAGCCCCAGTCCGGACATGCCCAGGCCGCCGCCCTCGCGCTTGCGGTCCAGCTTGTCGCCGAGCCACCCGCCCGACACCGTGCCCAGCAGGCCCGCCACGGCTGTCACCGCGCCGAAGAGGAAGCCCGCCTCGGACTCCGTCATTCCGCGCGTCTTCACCATGTAAGAGGGCATCCAGAAGGCGAGCCCGCCCACGGAGAACGTCATCAGCGTGTAGCCCGCCGTGGTGGCCCAGAATGCCTTGTTGCCCGCCAGCCCCGAGAGTCCCACGGAGAAGGGCATCTTCGTCTGGGCGTCCGGCCCGTCCATGGCTCCCCGCTGGGGCTCGGGCATGAAGAAGGCCATGATCGCGAGGATCAGCCCCGGGGCGCCACCGGCGAAGAAGGCCACGTGCCAGGAGTACGTCTTGCTCAGGAACCCGCCCAGGCCGTAGCCCGCCGCCGCGCCCACGGGGATGGCGATGTAGAAGAACGCCAGCATGCGGGTGCGCATGGAGCGGGGGTAGAGGTCCGAGATCATCGAGGGCGCCACCGCGCCGTAGCCCGCCTCGCCGATGCCGATGAAGGCGCGCGCGACCAGCAGCGCCACGAAGGAGGCCGCCAGGCCCGAGGCTCCGGTGGCGAGGCTCCACATGAGCACGCCGCCCGCCACCAGCATCTTCCGGGGGACGCGATCCCCGAGATAGCCGCCGAGGGGCGAGGCCAGCATCAACACGATGATGAAGACGGTGCCCAGCATGCCCGACTGGGTGTTGTTGATGTTCAGGTCCGCCTGGATGGAGGGCAGCGCGGCCGCGACGATGTACCGGTCGAGGTAGTTGACCAGGTTGATGAGGGTGAGGATGAAGAGCGCGTAGCCCGCGCGCACGGCGGGCGTGGTGGGCTCGGCGGCGGACACGGCGGGAGTCAGGTTCATGTCCGGGAGGCTCCGAAGCGGTGGGCCAGTAGCCCCCAGCGCAGGCCGCGGTCGCTCACGCGGCACTGCTCCAAGCGCAGGGCGCGCAGGGCTTCCAGCAGCACGAGCGCGCCACAGGAGATGACATCCGCGCGCTTGGGCTGGAGGCCAGGGAGCTTGCAGCGCTCGGCCAGCGGGGTGCGGAAGAGCTGCTCCACGAGCTGCTCGAGCTGGGCGCGCGTCAGCGTGCCGCCGTGTACGCGCTCGGAGTCATAGGGGTCGACGCGGTGCTGCATCGCGTAGAGCGTCGTCACTGTGCCGGCCACGCCCACCAGCTCCGCGGTCGGCGGAGGCGGGGGCAGCGAGGCGAAGGTGTCGCGCAGG containing:
- a CDS encoding translocation/assembly module TamB domain-containing protein, with the protein product MASQNRQGARRALLVVVLLLVGAVMGLRTRVAWDTACTVARRQLPEVLGLDVGIGQCELDPLGQKVVIRGLSLFAPGTDTPLFAADLAEVQLGLSSPFSGKLALDLVKVQRPRVALDLSKPSKTSRDTPSTCALEPLERLRISRLALSGAQVRLALPDGRRVEVMDLDMGWKERWGIAEFDVEARRGVVDLGPSRGELALGRLVLSGGLDVDAESVELNRAEVALDETSVSLSGRVEQLCDPVLALDAQVFLPLRTLTQARLLPKQASGHVWSRLTVNGRPSAPNVAVEVSASNLAYERFGPTSLTARLHYAGERVRVEKLTVPVGSGRVEVQGTVRLTPNLPVELEVQTFDASFGRILAQAGVEGSWVDFPATTTGRLSGTLLPRPQLAGDVDLRTGRFVLATHAFDAPEPKGITLLEFDRGRVQAQVKLLPDRVSFTGAQVESGGSKANAEVTLFYDSTRGLEVRGQGELDLSDFGAIAELPWAGSGGTSFTVVGPYADVKVDASMSMRDFTFWGFGLGVVQGKVTYHDKVINFPALSGQKGRTQYFGKAALTFGSTMHARAEVNVPQGRTEDLLDIIAGLHPNIAVMQGTIAGVASGRVEIDSPVDRFEGLAAFDFKDTTYYGRRMGSGSTRLRFVDGKEMVLERTVLEGPLGKSWVEGTFTFAGGLDYRFGGEDLSLAEAVGQEFATRMGLQGTLTLAGTVSGNSTLPIVEATLTSPRVAFADRDLGPMHLVARMEGRDLDITGKPFRDASGFVEMKVKEPFPFEASVMLALPEIRPLLPASTLTQGMSGALSGILSAQGNIRNWEAVQLSATVDQLTLARGGFRGANEGPIALSYVNGRLEVQSFAFRGPDTELSATGWLGPRAMDLTVRGALDMRVLESLVPDLERTGGRMEFQAQASGLMDKPSLAGEANLSDGRMALRGRPVTLRNLFGQATFTEQGVLLKGFRGLLNEGSVRASGEIALKQLVPDRLSLVAELENVTYRFSDDLPVTASGDLQLTGTPDAMLLAGDVDILRLRYQKGLELDSVLKNLGRRSGVLPTTADKPREFLTYDVRVHLRDVRVDNNLARARMLGDLRLTGTNVRPGLLGRVEAAEGSQAFFRNNQFAISQAQVEFRDRYGFDLVFDVRAQTQVREYTLKLHAFGPPSDPQVLLSSEPSLAEGDVLSLLTLGVTSTDRDTAASASAGLAAEALFNVSGLDRQVKRFLPRNAILKDLSFQISTTYNDATRQAEPTAQLESKILSDQLKIGMTQPVSGRGTRARAEYRFDNRLSAQAQWDNENNEASFGNLGLELKLSWEVE
- a CDS encoding POTRA domain-containing protein, which gives rise to MCLLVAGVALAQEPSPSASEDVELEASVAPAVLEVELSLPPGSDPRSLTELFELVMVRRGQVLSPLAVRRSVERLWNTGRFTDVVARVVDVPGGVRLVFQLTPVQRLSRLVIEGNVVLRDDEIRDASGLQEGAPLDPDGLDTALAAIEEAYIRKGYDQAQVKMTQEPTPGGVVLVFTLEEGEPTRLGRVTLTGSFGLPLPRLMEALGLEVGAVFDRARLDAGLERLRAVLREQRYYRARVGTPLVTPEKGVATVALPVSAGPRYTFHFHGNHRFPSALLQRVLSYDGTEALDPGMMEHLARRVATFYRYRGFHDVRVTPREVRRPDHEEAVLAFDIEEGHPLVVTQVRFQGNRALPSGVLREVLAERVRASEPLPDVALPLRDDPLQLDGRDTRGPRSLPLAPDPHTVFVEDAYLEAAEVLTEAYRERGFPNARVSFRHLDLDVAGRTAVAEFVVEEGPETRVGEVIVEGLPAGLSAEGLELRRGDSLSEEAVDRARQGLVRLLARAGYLFARVEVEAQPGGEDPWDMKVRVVVEPGPQVRVGRIIMQGLARTDERTVRAHLDLEVGRTLDLEKLGEGRRRLARLNIFRQVEVQLREPNRREEIKDILVTVQERPRIDGEVSGGYFLVDGPRVTLDTAFPNVDGQGLNLLARAKVNYVGWSAEALSGRYSLDSGQDASLQGWDGFGGRGSVSLTQPRLNLFLPFEIGGRADFIGERVHRPSYLSTRFAAVAGLDWAAARWLSLSLQYELEHNRLKSRGGVLRVPSRADQERLRFPYGVFTLHSLRPSATLDFRDDPTNPRRGLLISTSAELTRDLSVAPTDAQGASAPDFPINEVKLSSSVSVYAPLGRRASIALSARAGTIIQLTDGAQSIGSKLFYLGGSSSLRGFREDGVLPEDQREDVRQQLIDCRAIIDPSGCPEALEAVLSGQAPISQGGELFTLGKLELRLPAVSSVDLGLFFEAGNLWVDRTNFDPSALRYTAGVGLRYVTPVGPLAFDVGVNLDRDEAINEPTSQFHFSIGVF
- a CDS encoding PAS domain S-box protein gives rise to the protein MTPVERFTAWIVDDSALEAEAVRRALAGSCDAEVFRDGPSVLERISMAPLPDVVVLDWMLPGSSGLEVCRFLRQNWDEAELPILILTARGTKPDVVEGLSAGANDYVAKPYATAELAARVSVLVRLRRTHLRALRAEAEVRQHEQEFRRLAENLPDVVARFDPQHRHLYVSPSITRISALSPERFLGKTNAELGMPAQQVAQWRAAIDAALQGREVSVRFEFPAEDGLRHFHSRVVPERDEQGRVESVLCIARDVTAQVRAEQAMRESEERLRLTIEAGEVGTWDAHLHTQALNFDARAKRFFGLSPDRPMSVEHFFAALHPEDRERIRSDVEVAVKGGFEGVFQPEFRTVGLEDGLERWVAAQGRVIFDVQGKAVRFLGTLRDISNLKRQEEETRRMQEFEQKLVGIVGHDLRNPLGAIQVSAALLERRLSEPALVRKAQVISAAAGRAGNIISDLLDLTKARLGGGIPVHPQSCDLHEVIREVVEEHSAAHPARQIRLGLNDAAQGTWDRERLAQVVANLLSNALNYSPPETSVEVATEKAEEELLVRIHNEGPPIPEALRARLFEPFKRSLEGQVRREGLGLGLYIAERIVTAHGGHIDVASSAQHGTTFSVHLPWRARESLERQ